From Humibacter ginsenosidimutans, a single genomic window includes:
- a CDS encoding NlpC/P60 family protein: MPGSLTATTADGDRITLDKTQLTHAAQIIAVGNATPGVGRNGIQIALIAALTESSLRMLANTSVYPESGTYPNDGDGSDHDSLGLFQMRPQSGWGTVAQLMNPTYQAKAFFGGPNGPNHGSPRGLLDIPGWQQMSLGEASQSVEVSAFPDRYQNYQPVAAAILTALTGTQPTGQATSAETSTADVASAAETGTSSLTSQGSEQCTGSAANVAGDPGGDDGGGGFTPDAAAVATAIAFAEQQIGKPYVFGGAGPDSWDCSGLTMVAYQAAGVDIGEHSVSAQVVTMKTEGRLLPFSDRERGDLIFWIGPSGGFPHVAIYLGHDTILAAPTVGENVKIQPLWSTPDEQLYGMVGRPTGTP; the protein is encoded by the coding sequence GTGCCCGGCTCGCTGACCGCGACCACCGCGGACGGTGATCGGATCACGCTGGACAAGACGCAACTGACCCACGCTGCGCAGATCATCGCCGTAGGGAACGCGACCCCTGGTGTCGGCCGCAATGGCATCCAGATCGCGCTGATAGCGGCGCTGACCGAATCGTCCCTGCGGATGCTCGCCAACACCAGCGTCTACCCCGAATCCGGCACCTACCCGAATGACGGCGACGGCTCCGACCACGACTCGCTCGGCTTGTTCCAGATGCGCCCGCAGTCGGGGTGGGGCACGGTCGCGCAGCTGATGAACCCGACCTATCAGGCAAAAGCGTTCTTCGGCGGCCCGAACGGACCCAACCACGGCTCGCCGCGCGGCTTGCTCGACATTCCTGGCTGGCAGCAGATGAGTCTCGGCGAGGCCTCGCAGTCGGTCGAAGTCTCCGCGTTCCCGGATCGCTATCAGAACTATCAGCCCGTCGCTGCCGCCATCCTCACAGCGCTTACTGGCACCCAGCCAACCGGTCAGGCCACCTCCGCGGAGACATCCACCGCCGATGTGGCGAGCGCGGCCGAAACGGGGACCTCAAGCCTGACATCGCAGGGCAGCGAACAATGCACGGGGTCGGCAGCGAACGTCGCCGGGGATCCTGGAGGGGACGACGGGGGTGGCGGATTCACGCCGGATGCCGCCGCAGTGGCGACGGCGATCGCGTTCGCCGAGCAGCAGATCGGGAAACCGTACGTGTTCGGTGGAGCCGGCCCGGACTCGTGGGACTGCTCGGGGCTGACGATGGTGGCCTACCAAGCTGCCGGCGTGGACATCGGAGAGCACTCGGTGTCCGCGCAGGTAGTCACGATGAAGACGGAAGGTCGCTTGTTGCCGTTCTCTGATCGGGAACGCGGAGACCTGATCTTCTGGATCGGCCCCTCCGGCGGGTTCCCGCACGTGGCGATCTATCTCGGCCACGACACGATCCTTGCCGCACCCACCGTCGGGGAGAACGTGAAGATCCAACCCCTCTGGTCAACGCCGGACGAGCAGCTCTACGGCATGGTCGGCCGGCCCACCGGCACCCCCTGA
- a CDS encoding DUF6112 family protein — MPVPLRTTVVYPNFGAASGTQLESVIGALLTIVLIVAVLMLIVSAIIWAVASSHGNPAAAAKGRVGVLVAVGAAVLAGGGVAWMNWLIHLGQQL, encoded by the coding sequence ATGCCCGTCCCTCTGCGCACGACCGTGGTGTATCCGAACTTCGGTGCGGCCAGTGGCACCCAACTGGAGTCCGTGATCGGCGCGCTGTTGACGATCGTGCTGATCGTGGCGGTACTGATGCTGATCGTCTCTGCGATCATCTGGGCTGTCGCCAGCAGCCACGGCAACCCCGCCGCTGCCGCCAAAGGCCGTGTCGGCGTCCTGGTCGCGGTCGGCGCAGCCGTGCTGGCCGGTGGTGGTGTGGCGTGGATGAACTGGCTCATCCATCTCGGCCAACAACTCTGA
- a CDS encoding DUF6112 family protein encodes MPVSLLSSVLVAPILTVPADVNIPPNTSGLPGIDQLRTIVGAIMTVGLILSVLALIVAAVVWGFGANSSNPHMASRGKTGVLVSCGAAVLCGAAVTLVNFFWHVGQSV; translated from the coding sequence CTGCCCGTGTCCCTTCTTAGTTCCGTCCTCGTTGCGCCGATTCTCACGGTTCCGGCCGATGTGAACATTCCCCCGAACACGAGCGGTCTGCCGGGCATCGACCAGCTGCGCACGATCGTGGGCGCGATCATGACCGTCGGTCTGATCCTGTCCGTCCTCGCGCTGATCGTCGCCGCGGTGGTGTGGGGCTTCGGCGCCAACTCCTCCAATCCCCACATGGCCTCGCGCGGCAAGACCGGGGTGCTGGTCTCCTGCGGTGCCGCGGTGCTGTGCGGGGCGGCGGTGACGCTCGTGAACTTCTTCTGGCACGTGGGCCAGTCCGTCTAG
- a CDS encoding conjugal transfer protein TrbL: MGVCDLPVISSVCSVGSAAGGIFSSVAGSFFNWIAQAVGGAAKWMFETVWKVFDSTTLVDVTSPSYLKVYDLIFGVAVFIMLIFFCLQLIGGLIRRDPTALSRAALGLGKSVLGSFVVITLTGLALQITDELCTGIIQAAGETVASMGDKIALLAAGLLTINVGSPGVGAIITIFLAGLALSAAAIVWFSLLVRKSLLLVAIVFAPLAFSGASWDATKGWIHKWAMFVIALIVSKLVLVVMFLVAVAEVSTPIDADLNSITDPIAGVVIMGMAAFAPYLAYKFISFVGFDMYHAIGAEQDAKNAVNRPLPTPTKPQGSDPKKVLDDSGKGSGNGSPAGNGGGGNPPAPKPSAPSASGSATGEGAATAGTAEGGAGAGAGAGAGAAAAGPAAAAVIAAEVAKKAFTAGPKAGDAVGGAAEGHADAAAQSNGSTPPAPQAPPPSTPNSPPPVPGKE, translated from the coding sequence ATGGGCGTGTGCGATCTGCCTGTCATCTCCAGCGTGTGCAGCGTCGGCAGCGCCGCTGGCGGGATCTTCTCCAGCGTTGCCGGGAGCTTCTTCAACTGGATCGCTCAGGCCGTCGGTGGAGCGGCGAAGTGGATGTTCGAGACCGTCTGGAAGGTCTTCGACTCCACGACTCTGGTCGATGTCACCAGCCCCAGCTACCTGAAGGTCTACGACCTGATCTTCGGCGTCGCCGTGTTCATCATGCTGATCTTCTTCTGCCTGCAACTGATCGGCGGCCTGATCAGACGCGATCCCACAGCGCTATCCAGGGCCGCGCTCGGGCTGGGCAAGTCCGTGCTGGGCAGCTTCGTGGTGATCACGCTGACCGGGCTCGCACTGCAGATCACCGACGAGCTGTGCACCGGCATCATCCAGGCCGCCGGGGAAACCGTGGCCTCGATGGGCGACAAGATCGCGCTCCTCGCGGCGGGTCTGTTGACGATCAACGTGGGCTCGCCCGGGGTGGGGGCGATCATCACGATCTTCCTCGCCGGCCTCGCCCTGTCTGCCGCGGCGATCGTCTGGTTCTCGCTGCTGGTGCGCAAATCGCTGCTGCTGGTGGCGATCGTGTTCGCCCCGCTCGCGTTCTCCGGCGCCAGCTGGGACGCCACCAAGGGGTGGATTCACAAGTGGGCGATGTTCGTGATCGCGCTGATCGTCTCCAAGCTCGTGCTGGTCGTGATGTTCCTGGTCGCGGTCGCGGAGGTGTCCACCCCGATCGACGCGGACCTGAACTCGATCACCGACCCGATCGCCGGGGTCGTGATCATGGGCATGGCCGCCTTCGCCCCCTACCTGGCCTACAAGTTCATCAGCTTCGTCGGGTTCGACATGTATCACGCGATCGGCGCGGAACAGGACGCGAAGAACGCGGTGAACCGTCCCCTCCCGACGCCGACGAAACCGCAGGGCTCGGACCCGAAGAAAGTCCTCGACGACAGCGGCAAGGGCAGCGGGAACGGTAGCCCCGCCGGCAACGGTGGGGGTGGTAACCCGCCCGCACCGAAGCCTTCGGCACCCTCCGCGTCCGGCAGCGCGACCGGCGAAGGCGCGGCAACGGCAGGCACGGCCGAAGGCGGCGCCGGGGCAGGAGCGGGAGCCGGTGCGGGTGCGGCGGCTGCCGGTCCTGCGGCGGCGGCCGTGATCGCGGCAGAGGTCGCGAAGAAGGCGTTCACCGCCGGCCCGAAAGCCGGAGATGCAGTCGGCGGGGCGGCCGAAGGCCACGCCGATGCCGCCGCCCAAAGCAACGGCAGCACGCCACCGGCCCCGCAGGCACCGCCGCCGTCTACGCCGAACAGCCCGCCGCCTGTGCCCGGGAAGGAGTGA
- a CDS encoding PrgI family protein produces the protein MSNKTNDRAPSTDLVPVKFSRLARRGVLLGLSAAQLVTLGIAAVTLVGAFYAGGGVLIAYSAPVWLLAIALTWLPVVGRPAVEWVPIVGWWIWRATGGQLLYRRRVVAPRPAGTLALPGDQARLREYTDPETGAGMIHDPAAATLTAIIEVTHPAFVLLDPGEQNRRVSAWGRVLATVCRSGRIATLQVLERTLPDSGTGLAEWWHSHGTDDGSWTATTYAELIDRAGPAGERHTTTVSLALDMKAAGRQIRTAGGGIRGAAAVLRQEMATLTTALRSADLTPSGWLPPGDVAVILRSAYDPAIAATLHRHGDLGRDLATAGPVAVTETWGRLRTDSAHHAVLWISEWPRSLVYPGFLAPVLLSTGIQRSFSLLCTPMRSDQAARDIRKKKVEYISDAAQRAKIGQIEDAAQTAEYTDVLQQEADLTAGHGVLRYTGLIAVSAPTVLELDSAVAAIAQAAIQASCETRPLVGQQARAFTAAALPLCRRI, from the coding sequence ATGTCGAACAAGACCAATGACCGAGCGCCCTCAACGGACCTCGTCCCGGTGAAGTTCTCCCGCCTCGCGCGCCGCGGCGTCCTGCTCGGCCTATCCGCTGCTCAGCTCGTCACGCTCGGGATCGCCGCCGTCACCCTGGTCGGCGCGTTCTACGCCGGCGGCGGCGTGCTCATCGCCTACAGCGCCCCGGTGTGGCTGCTGGCGATCGCGCTCACCTGGTTGCCGGTCGTCGGCCGGCCAGCGGTGGAATGGGTACCGATCGTCGGCTGGTGGATCTGGCGCGCCACCGGTGGCCAGTTGCTCTACCGCCGCCGGGTCGTTGCCCCGCGTCCGGCGGGCACCCTCGCGCTGCCAGGCGACCAGGCCCGGTTACGGGAGTACACCGACCCCGAGACCGGGGCCGGGATGATCCACGACCCTGCCGCGGCCACGCTCACCGCGATCATCGAGGTCACCCATCCCGCGTTCGTGCTGCTGGACCCGGGCGAGCAGAATCGGCGGGTCTCGGCGTGGGGCCGGGTCCTGGCAACGGTGTGTCGTTCCGGGAGGATCGCCACCCTGCAAGTGCTGGAGCGGACTCTGCCGGATTCCGGCACCGGTCTGGCCGAGTGGTGGCACAGCCACGGCACCGACGACGGATCGTGGACGGCGACCACCTACGCCGAGCTCATCGACCGTGCCGGCCCCGCGGGGGAACGCCACACCACCACGGTGTCGCTGGCGCTGGACATGAAGGCCGCGGGCCGGCAGATCCGCACCGCGGGCGGCGGCATCCGAGGCGCCGCAGCCGTGCTGCGGCAGGAGATGGCCACTCTCACAACCGCGTTACGATCGGCGGACCTCACTCCGTCTGGGTGGCTGCCGCCCGGCGACGTCGCCGTCATCCTCCGGTCTGCGTACGACCCGGCAATCGCCGCCACCCTGCACCGCCACGGCGACCTTGGCCGCGACCTCGCCACGGCCGGACCGGTCGCGGTCACCGAGACCTGGGGCAGGTTGCGCACCGACTCCGCCCACCACGCCGTCCTCTGGATCTCCGAATGGCCCCGATCCTTGGTCTATCCCGGATTCCTCGCACCCGTGCTGCTGTCCACCGGCATCCAACGGTCGTTCTCGCTCCTCTGCACGCCGATGCGCTCCGACCAGGCCGCCCGCGACATCCGCAAGAAGAAGGTCGAATACATCAGCGATGCCGCGCAACGGGCGAAGATCGGGCAGATCGAGGACGCCGCCCAGACCGCGGAATACACCGACGTGCTCCAGCAAGAAGCCGACCTGACCGCCGGACACGGTGTGCTCCGCTACACCGGCCTCATCGCCGTCTCCGCACCTACCGTGCTGGAGCTCGACTCGGCCGTCGCGGCGATCGCGCAGGCCGCGATTCAAGCCTCATGCGAGACCCGACCCCTCGTCGGACAGCAAGCCCGCGCATTCACGGCCGCAGCTCTGCCCTTGTGCCGCCGCATCTGA
- a CDS encoding ATP-binding protein, with product MTGSESERLLTAVLVVPASERRRLRKERRHAAARLEAEQRHTERAAAQAKAEADRAERRATTYLAPAGEPGPAALRTPGRFRLPRHQDTSATLAGVFPFLAEAGLGSDGVFIGQDLYSGGSFVYDPWVLYAHGVITAPNLVLAGIVGAGKSALAKSLYVRSIPFGRRVYVPGDPKGEHTAVAQAVGGKAIILGHGLTTRLNPLDEGYRPTGMPDSEWATTVAARRRDLIGALAETVLDRPLSPLEHTAIDIALTGTVAENDVPILPMIVDHILTPDPADDTDGRLTEDGRLVGHALRRLVAGDLAGLFDGPSTVIFDPSLPMISLDLSRVTENSTLMSVLMTCSSAWMESALLDPAGGQRWVVYDEAWRLMAYPALLKRMDAQWRLARFYGIANMLIFHRLGDLDNVGDQGSAMRSLASSLLANAETRIVYRQEADQLGTTSAALGLTGTEQKLLPTLGVGQGLWRIKSRSFVVQHQLHPNEYALYQTGARASGLQ from the coding sequence GTGACCGGCTCGGAGTCGGAACGGCTGCTGACCGCCGTCCTGGTCGTACCGGCGTCCGAGCGGCGGCGGCTGCGGAAGGAACGCCGTCATGCTGCCGCCCGCCTGGAAGCCGAGCAACGCCATACCGAACGAGCCGCCGCCCAGGCGAAGGCCGAGGCCGACCGGGCAGAACGTCGAGCCACCACCTACTTGGCGCCGGCCGGGGAACCTGGTCCTGCCGCGCTGCGTACTCCGGGCCGATTCCGGTTGCCCCGGCATCAGGACACCTCCGCCACCCTGGCCGGGGTATTTCCGTTCCTCGCGGAGGCGGGACTCGGAAGTGACGGGGTGTTCATCGGCCAGGACCTCTACTCCGGCGGAAGCTTCGTCTACGACCCGTGGGTGCTCTACGCCCACGGCGTCATCACCGCCCCGAACCTGGTGCTGGCCGGGATCGTAGGAGCGGGCAAGTCCGCTCTCGCCAAGAGCCTCTACGTCCGCTCGATCCCGTTCGGCCGTCGCGTCTACGTGCCCGGCGACCCGAAAGGCGAACACACCGCCGTCGCCCAAGCCGTCGGCGGGAAGGCGATCATCCTCGGCCACGGCCTCACCACCCGCCTCAACCCCCTCGACGAGGGATACCGACCGACCGGGATGCCCGACTCGGAATGGGCGACCACGGTCGCCGCCCGACGCCGTGACCTGATCGGCGCACTGGCAGAGACCGTCCTGGACCGGCCGCTGTCGCCTTTGGAGCACACCGCCATCGACATCGCCCTCACCGGCACCGTCGCCGAAAACGACGTGCCGATCCTGCCGATGATCGTCGACCACATCCTCACCCCCGACCCGGCCGACGACACGGACGGGCGGTTGACCGAGGACGGCAGACTCGTCGGGCATGCGCTGCGCCGCCTGGTCGCCGGTGACCTTGCCGGACTCTTCGATGGACCGTCGACCGTCATCTTCGATCCCTCGCTGCCGATGATCTCCCTGGATCTCTCTCGTGTCACAGAGAACTCCACCCTCATGAGCGTGCTGATGACCTGCTCATCGGCGTGGATGGAATCCGCGTTGCTGGACCCGGCAGGCGGGCAACGCTGGGTCGTCTACGACGAGGCCTGGCGGCTCATGGCCTACCCGGCGTTGCTGAAGAGAATGGATGCACAGTGGAGACTCGCGCGCTTCTACGGCATCGCCAACATGCTCATCTTCCATCGCCTCGGCGATCTCGACAACGTCGGCGACCAAGGCTCCGCGATGCGCTCCCTCGCCTCATCCCTGCTGGCAAATGCTGAGACACGGATAGTCTACAGGCAGGAGGCCGACCAACTCGGAACCACCTCCGCCGCGCTCGGATTGACCGGCACAGAGCAGAAACTGCTGCCCACCCTGGGTGTTGGGCAAGGGCTCTGGCGCATCAAGTCGAGAAGCTTCGTCGTGCAACATCAACTACATCCCAACGAATACGCGCTCTACCAGACTGGTGCCCGCGCCTCGGGGCTGCAATGA
- a CDS encoding type IV secretory system conjugative DNA transfer family protein produces MGEELTNAALIGLVGLFAVALVLRAAGSVAALLSGSPQPQAGPAAGLGVLTQAGSPGLALDAPGLNPIAYWTVTGVLLAGLATGGVWALLLLRRRTHAVEADPHRLAGTAARHDVVTHASGKALLRRAGTLRASVHHPRPADVGYLLGRSRGVPVWASVEDSILLIGPPRSGKGLHVVINAILDAPGAVVTTSTRPDNLTATLRARQRDGRPVAVFDPQHLAEGVPAGLRWSPIRGCEDPLTAMIRAAGLASATGLGSGGVDSGGFWEGKTRTALQALLHAAALDHRPPAELFRWTLDPAAASDAVAILTNHPSAAGGWADSLGSMIDSDPRTRDSIWQGVSLALGALADPRVLDAVTPGEGEGFDPEAFLTERGALYLLATGAGAGASAALVAAFVEDLVETARRLAARARGARLDPPLLLALDEIGNLAPLPSLPTLLAEGGGTGISVLPVLQSLAQARDKWTENQANAIWDASIVKIILGGASNSRDLQDLTTLIGERDENTDSTTIGEYGSRSSQRSVRRVPILPPDRLRMLPFGVGVVLLRSAPPIITDLRPWTGRKDAAGLKADRAGIEGLLQDKADDQDRADHAA; encoded by the coding sequence TTGGGCGAGGAACTGACCAACGCTGCCCTGATCGGCTTGGTCGGCCTGTTCGCGGTCGCGCTCGTCCTGCGTGCGGCCGGATCGGTAGCTGCGCTCCTCTCCGGTTCTCCGCAACCACAGGCGGGGCCGGCTGCCGGACTGGGAGTACTCACCCAGGCCGGCAGTCCGGGCCTCGCGCTGGATGCCCCGGGACTCAACCCAATTGCCTACTGGACCGTCACCGGGGTCCTGCTTGCCGGCCTCGCGACGGGTGGCGTGTGGGCGTTGTTGCTGCTGCGTCGCCGCACTCACGCCGTCGAGGCGGACCCGCACCGACTGGCTGGGACTGCGGCCCGCCACGATGTCGTCACCCACGCGTCCGGGAAGGCGCTGCTCCGCCGCGCTGGGACGCTTCGCGCGTCGGTGCATCATCCGCGGCCGGCCGATGTCGGCTACCTGCTCGGACGCTCCCGTGGAGTGCCGGTGTGGGCAAGCGTGGAGGACTCGATCCTGCTGATCGGCCCACCCCGGTCTGGCAAGGGATTGCATGTGGTGATCAACGCGATCCTGGATGCGCCCGGCGCTGTCGTCACCACCAGCACGCGGCCGGACAATCTCACGGCCACGCTCCGCGCGCGGCAGAGAGACGGGCGGCCGGTGGCGGTGTTCGACCCGCAACATCTGGCAGAAGGCGTCCCGGCCGGGCTCAGGTGGTCGCCGATCCGGGGGTGTGAGGACCCGTTGACGGCGATGATCCGCGCCGCCGGTCTCGCCTCTGCCACCGGTCTGGGCTCCGGTGGGGTGGACTCGGGCGGCTTCTGGGAAGGCAAGACGCGTACTGCGCTACAGGCCTTGCTGCACGCCGCCGCCCTGGACCACCGTCCACCCGCTGAGCTCTTCCGCTGGACGCTTGATCCGGCGGCGGCGTCGGATGCGGTCGCGATCCTCACCAACCACCCGAGCGCTGCTGGTGGGTGGGCAGATTCGTTGGGGTCGATGATCGACTCCGACCCCAGGACCCGCGACAGCATTTGGCAGGGCGTGTCCCTCGCACTCGGTGCTTTGGCCGACCCGCGCGTCCTGGATGCCGTCACTCCCGGTGAGGGAGAGGGCTTCGACCCGGAAGCCTTCCTCACTGAGCGCGGCGCCCTCTACCTGCTCGCCACTGGAGCCGGAGCCGGAGCCAGCGCCGCGCTGGTGGCGGCGTTCGTTGAAGACCTGGTGGAGACCGCCCGCCGTCTCGCCGCCCGCGCCCGCGGCGCCCGGTTGGACCCGCCGCTGTTGTTGGCGTTGGACGAGATCGGCAACCTTGCCCCGCTGCCCAGCCTGCCGACGCTGTTAGCCGAGGGCGGAGGCACCGGCATCAGCGTCCTCCCCGTTCTGCAGTCACTGGCCCAGGCACGTGACAAGTGGACCGAGAACCAGGCTAACGCGATCTGGGACGCCAGCATCGTGAAGATCATCCTGGGCGGCGCCTCCAACAGCCGCGACCTGCAAGATCTCACCACCCTGATCGGGGAACGGGATGAGAACACTGACTCCACCACCATCGGCGAATACGGCTCCCGTTCCTCGCAACGGTCGGTACGTCGGGTACCGATCCTGCCGCCGGACCGGCTCCGCATGTTGCCGTTCGGTGTCGGTGTCGTGCTGCTGCGATCGGCGCCGCCGATCATCACCGACCTGCGCCCCTGGACCGGCCGCAAGGACGCCGCCGGTTTGAAGGCCGATCGGGCCGGCATCGAAGGGCTTCTCCAGGACAAGGCGGACGACCAGGACCGGGCCGATCATGCGGCCTGA